aggaaaaatccttctttcttctttataattCCTTTATAAAAGATAATGGAACTACCAGTGCTGCCAATGTGTGGCTTGAAAATTGCCCAAAAGGACTCTGTAAAAACAAGTAATCAAACAGACACAAAGCTCTTAAATTAGGAAAACAAATAGCATCTTTCAGGAAAGGAACAGTGGCACCTCAGCCTTTCCTGCTGCAGAAAATGCATAGAcagttttaaagataaaatcagctgtacttcaataatccatcagtctttaaaaaaaaacctgacctAGATGTACCCCCCACGTCAAAATGATTCAAATATTCATCATTATTTCTCTAGGCTAGTATGTCCTTGGGAATACATTAGGACACTGGGACCATCGACTCTTTGGCAGTGCTGCGGTGTTTTGTATCAAGTGTATTCTTTGATGCGCTAAGTAGTAACCAACTAGCCTGATTTTATGTGAGCTGCACAGTCATTAGTTTAAAATGCTGTAATAGTCATGGGATTATCTCTAGAAGGGTAATAGGGTACAATAGCCCCGAGTAGCTCTAGGTATTCCTTAAAATCTTTCTAGGCACCGATAACGACTCTGGGGCTAGGCTGAACTGTGCCAACAAGTGTAGAGCTTGGGTTTTCCCCACAGTCTGGCAGTTTTTGGAGGTGGAAACGGTGGACAAGGGCTGATGGAACCTATCTTACCAAAAATTCCTGAGGAAGATCTCTGCTTTATCTTGCAGCTAAAAATAAggagaaattttagaaataataaggTTGCAGGACATTAGAAACAGAAGAATGGACAGAATACTATTAATATAAgcatggcttcccttgtggctaggacgctaaagaatccacctgcagtgcaggagacctgggttcgatccctgggttgggaagatcccctgaaggagggcatgacaacccacaccaatattcttacctgaagaatccccacggacagaggagcctggcaggctacagaccatggggtcacaaagagttggacacgactgagcaactaagcagcagcaaaaTATAAGCATGTCCCAGCGACTATGTTAGAgcatgttattgttgttgtttgttccCCCAGTGGGGGAAGCCCATGTCCTAtgaaacactgaaaccaagcagatttaaaaaaatccaatcatatcttttcttcaaaggaaacaGCAAATGCAAATTACTCTGTTTCCTTCAGTCAGAGAGAGTAGTATCGGTTCCCAAATGGAACAGACACAGCAAAGCATGATTTGATCCTCTAGACAGGTTGTCTCAATCTTTCTACACATTAGAATCCTCTGGAGACTTTGAAACAATATTTACATCTCAGCCCTGGTCCTATCTGATTTTAATTTGATTCTAGGTAGGGACCAAGAATTGCTAGTTTTTAAAGCTTTTCACCTGTTCTAATTCCTCTTCCCGAATCCTAGTTTGTGGGAGATGGGGACTTTTTTCTGTGCTCACCAATCACAGGACTCTGCAAAATGAAGTATTGTACTGAGTTTAAAATTTCTACAGCTCAGACAGTCCAAAGATGCATCTTTGAAATCCATCTCTTCATGATATCGATCAGGAAAATTGAGATGTAGGTGAAGTTCTATTTGTTTCACTAAGTTCCTTATCCTTTTACTTCTAGAGGCTAGGATTTCCCCTTCCCAACTCCCTTCTGGAAATGAGAGCCCTCTGGACACCCATTTTCCCTGCCCCTCTCATCATTTACATCTCATTGTAAATCTGGCAATAAGTTGGCCATATTAATAGAGAAACAGGCACTGTACCCTACTGAGAGAACCATGAGTCCTAGTCAATGGTCAGTAACAATGCTTGAGAAGGATCCAAGAACATCTGGTGTAGGAAGGTGGCGCTGAGAGTATATCAAGAGGGCACAACAACCTTTCAACCAACTGGGATGGTTTGCCTTGTGCttccatctcagttcagttcagtcgctcagttgtgtctgactctgcgaccacatgaactgcagcatgccaggcctccctgtccatcaccaactgccagagttcacccaaacccatgtccattaagttggtgatgccatccaaccatctcatcctctgtcgtccctttctcctcctgccttcagtaatgtctcttctttttaatatgctgtctaggttggtcataactttccttccaaggagtaagcgtcttttaatttcgtggctgcagtcaccatctgcagtgattttgggcttCCATTTCACTTTTCGCTAATATTAAATCTCTACTCTTGGTCTATAACCAAGGAAATTTGGCTAAGGCAGAATTCTCTCCTTATAGCATCTTCTCACTTCTCTTCATGGCTTAGATTAAACCATGTGGTTCAATCTGGAGATTGAAGAAGAGTTTCAGGTGCAAAAGATAGTCTCTCAGTTTATGAATGACAAGGGTATAAATTTCAATAAGGAAAAGACTCATGACCAAAAAACTCATGGGTAGGGTCACAGCTAAAAGGTGCTAATGTCAGTTTGTAAGCTGTGGTGTTTTGCAAGAGCTCGGGGTGAAAAGGCTGGTTTTCAAGCTTGTAAAAGCAACTCTGCTTCCCCCAGATTAATACCTAGCCAGAAAAGGGGAGGGATGGGCAGACACCAGCAGTTCCTGTAGCACCAGTTACAGGTATAAACTCATGCACAGTTGTCTGCCCTTTGCAAGTCCTGAGGCCTGAGGCTAGTGGTTGTGACAGATTTCCAGCCTGATAATCCCTGGACCTGCCAATGGCATGACTTCTGTGGGTGAAAGAGCGAGACCTCTCAGATTCCAACAGGAATGGGATTTACATTCAGGTATCTGATCCGGGCTCTGCCGGTGGCtccacggtaaagaatccgcctgcagtgcaggagctgcaggcaacacgggttcgatccctgggtcaagaagatcccctggaggaaggcatggcaacccactccagtatgcttgcctggagaatctcatggacaaaagagcctggcaggctacaatccatagggttgcaaagagttgaacacggctgaagagacttagcaagcATGCCCACATCTGAAATTGACATGAAGGGGTGGAGTATGCTCTCATCCCTCCTCCTCTCTATGTGGGAAAAGCATGTCTAGCCTTAGAAACGTGATTATAAGTAGAGCTCTTTAGGGTGGTCACTGATATGacttgtctttgtcttttgaatagATCTCTGTGAAAAAATTATTGGAGGAAATCAAGTGACTCCTCATTCAAGACCCTACATGGTGCTACTTGATGGGGGAAACATCTGTGCCGGAGCTTTGATTGCCAAAGACTGGGTATTGACTGCAGCTCACTGTTCCCTGTAAGTtcttgggtttaaaaaaaaaaaaaaacttctgtggAGACAGTCTAACTTGGAGGAATATAAACAAAGAGAGTAAATATCATTAAAGCCACAGGATCTTCACAGCATTTACATCTTTGGCAGCTTGCTTTAAAACCCCAAAAGGGAGTTGAGGCCAGACTCAGCCCCAGAGAATCAGACCAAAGAGGAAGCAGCATCCAGAGCACTTTTGGAAGATCTCCTCTGGAGCCACCAGGCTCAAGGGCTACAAGTCTTGGCTTCTGGTCTTGACCTGATGATGGTGCAGAAGGGCGAAAATTTTCAGTGTGCCCTCAGGGACCTGAGCACCACTGTCAAGTAGAGAAAGCTTCTTTTGAAAACCTTCCTGTTTTCTTAAAACTTCTCATACCTTCAGCCATTTCATAACCATGGTCAACCACAGCCTTCAAACCTCTTTCAGGGCTggtcttttcttccctccctaaTCAAGCCTCTAAACTTGGGCTGTCCATTATGATAGCCACTATTATGTTGGTTACATGAGTTATCTATAGTTATATACATTTGCATTcactaaaattaaatcaaatgacAAATTTAGATCCTCGGTCtcactggccacatttcaaggCCTCGGTAGCCTACCTGGGGCTccatattggacagtgcagaCTTATAGAACATTTCATCATCAAAGTATACTCTACTGAAAGCACTGTTCTAAGGTCTAAGTGAGACTAATATCAGCTGTGTAATGGAAAAACAACAGTGTGAATATATTGTTGGTGTAGTTTATACTAAGTTATGAATGATAATGGCCTTCATTATTAATATATCAGAGAGTTTCTTGATTTTATTAACCAAAATGAATCTTCAGCATGGAGTAAGAAAAGGAAGATCCGAAGGGGCCCCCCTTTAGACCACCTTTCCCTCAAATATACATACTCAGTGCCATGCACATAGGGTCTTTCATTAAGCAATCTATTTTTGAAAGTTTGCCCACTTAAGATAAGTTTGTTGTCTTCTTACAAGGATTTCTTCAGTGCATTAGTTCTACAACTATTGAGtgtcttttgcttttgttgttgctaGACCACTGAGACTTCTGTTTTCCAGTCATCTGCAACTGAATTCTCTATTACAATCAAAGGAAGGTTGAGGGGACAGCAGTATAACTCCAACAAAGATCCCAAGACTTGGCTTAGCTACCAtggaattctctctttttttaatacttattacatatttaatttttggctgtgctgggtctccgttgctgcgagcaggctttctctagttgcggcaagcgggagctactctccagttgctgtgtgtgggctacTCCCTGCAATGGcatctcttgttgtggagcacaggctccagggcccaAAGACTTCTGTAGTCATGGTGCACTGGCCCagctgccccgcagcatgtggaaccctcccagaccagggatgcaATCCGCGTccactgcactggcaggcagactccaaCCACGGAACCATCGAGGAAGTCCCCCATGGAAGTCTCTTATCATTTGATTTTCAATGAGCCAAGTTTAGCTTGTTATAAATAAGCTGCAGGTCAgcatgatgataatgataatgataaattCATAAACAATTCACTTTTATTCTTAAAAgtgtacatttttttctgagtCACAAACAGGTATTTCCACAGCAAGCACATTTATAGATGGGACAATGAAACTGATCAGCCCATAATATGCTTAGCTCCTGCTTTAAAGAGTAAACCAAATTAACAGTATGGTGTATGTTTTCAGGAACCAGAAATCCCAGATCATTCTTGGGGCCCACTCAAGAAGCAAGGAAGAGCCTGAAAGACAGATCATGTCTGTTAAGAAAGAGTTTCCCTATCCGTACTATGACCTGGACACACATGAAGGCGATCTTAAACTTCTAAAGGTACAAACCTTTGATTATACTTTTCATTGATTCAAAAGTCATAGAAGCTCCTACAATCTGGCTTCTGACATGGAAATCTTTTTTAGTGGCCTGATAACTGTATAAGAGGGTCCCTGGCAGTTGGGCTAAAACTTAAGtttaaaaagtgacatttttaTTATCTTGTTCTGCTAActctttttgcttcccttccaACAGCTGAACAAAAAAGCAACACTTAATAAAAACGTGGCTATCCTTCAGCTCCCAAAAAAGGGCAAAGATGTGAAACCAGGAACTGCATGTCGAGTTGCAGGATGGGGACAGTTTCAAAATAATTCCCCTGTGTCCGATATTTTGAGAGAAGTCAATGTCACCATCATAGACAGAAAAATCTGCAATGATAAATCACACTATAATCATCATCCTGTGATTGGACTGAATATGATTTGTGCTGGAAGCCTCCAAGGTGGAAAAGACTCCTGCCGTGTAAGTAAAATAAGATCCCAAACTTGAGCTGTTGGGTTAAGTcatgcagatatagagaatgtGACGTCATGCTTTGCATTGGCTTCTACAGGGTCctagtgctttttaaaagaagtctGATAAAACTccagtcaaataaattaatgttCTCAGCTCAGATGAGTTGTTCATCAAAAATAACAAGTTCACTGCTAGTGCCTGGGTTGAACTACTTGCATATTCTTGATTTTATATCAAAAACCACTAAGAAGcaatttttttatcatttttcatattaatgtatatagatctaaactgaaaaaaaatatgtaacacTCAGGAGAGCTGAAGTCAGGGTACATCTAGGGCCTTCTGTACCTTTCCCCATCTTAGCACCCCCTAATAATTTCACTGCCATTTAGCCAGGTAAGTCTGAAATGCCTGCATTCCCAAGACTGACTGAAGATCTTGGAGTAAACTGCATAGCTTCCTAGAGCTGAGCTCGACCTTTGGAAACAACTTCCAAGCACTCCATACCAGAGAACATGCAAGCCTCCCTCTCAGTGTGCCCTGAGAAGGGCTGGGACAGGTCTCTGCTTAAAGATAGGAGTAGAAGAACATATGACTAAGGTTTAAGCCCTGAGCACTGGTTTGTCCCTTCTCACCTCACTGGGATGGAACTGCGCTCTCAGAACCTTTCGTTTGCAGAACTCCAGGTACAAGCCTCAATGACTCTTCATCCAGCAACACCAGTCATCCCTAAAGCCACAGCAGGGAAACAGCCAATCGGGTCTCTAgactttaaatatctttaaatatgctGATCTAGAGTTCcttggggcttcctttgtggctcagctggtgtagaatccgcctgcaatgcaggagacctgggttggatccctgggttgggaagatcccctgaagaagggaaaggctacccactccagtattctgacctagagaattccatggactgtatagtccatggagtcacacagagttccTTGAGAGAATGCAAGGTCACATACCCGGTAGTGCAGTCACAAGAATAAAGCATGACTTATAGCTAACTGAAGCCTCCCTCCTAGTGGAACCAGGCAGCTCTGAAGTGTAATCCCTGACTTCCAGGAGCATCCATCTAGCATCAGATGCTCAAGAGACTTAGgaggaagagtgaaaaataatgcaaattccACAAGAATAGTACTTTTCgtctattttgttcactgatcTAGTCCTAGTGTCTAGAAGACTGCATGGCATCTGGTAGGTACTCCATGAATATTGACTAAATGAACAATGTTTGCTAGAGAAGAATGGCATTTGTGGGAGTTTGAAGGAATGGACCTCCAAGGTCTAATTTTAATATTCACTGAGCCTATGATAAGGTGATAGACACAAGCTTTACCATGTTATTTTCTCTTCAATGGTTACTGTATTGATGAATTGATGAAGTTTGAGTCTTTCACATTCCATATGCTCTTAAGAAGTATAACTTCGTTCATTAAATGTttgtttctcattaaaaaaaaagagagagagagattcaagGGAGCAATTTCTGTTTGAGAAGGTGAAGAACAAGTTGCTTTGGTTTTGTTCCTTTGAGAAGACAACTCCCAGAAGAACTAGAAAACATAGCTTTTATTCTTTGCCTCAATGGCCCATCAGCATTTGACTGTTTTATGCCTTGAGTTACTCAGCATTTtgagaaaatgacaaaaaagagAGTTTCTAAAGCAGAGAGTTTGTCTCAAAATCACTGGATTCCACAAATAATAATTCAAGTTTCATTTCAATTTTCACTGCTTTGTaaacaaatcaagaaaaaaagttGACTATATCATTGAATATTCCTcaacattttggttttttaagcACTGATCATCAAGTAAGTCAAGGTTGGTCTTAACTTCACGTTAAATGCTTCACATTGAATGGCATTTCTTCCATGCTGCTAGTGGTCACACTTGATGCTGACCTCCACCATTCCTCTTGTTTTCCCCAAGGGAGATTCTGGAAGCCCTCTGATATGTAAAGACACTTTCAGAGGCATCACTGCCTTTGGCATTCTGGGGAGATGTGGAGACCCTCGAGGGCCTGGCGTCTATACACTTCTCTCAAAGAAACACCTCAACTGGATAATTAAGACTATGAAGCAAGCAGTTTAAATACTTGTATTTCATTtgctgttactttttaaaaaaattgtcttgaagtatagttgatttacaatgttgtattagtttcaggtgtacagcaaagtgaatcagagttacatatatatccactctttttttagattcttttcctatataagcCATTGCAGACtattaaatagagttccctgtgctatatagcaggttcttattagttacctattttaaataaattgatagtagtatgtatatgtcagtcccaatctctcaATATATCACTCCCCCCATCCCTgataaccttaagtttgttttctacatctgtgactctacttttGTTTCATCAGTAAGTTCATTTTACCCTTTTTTTtcgattccacatacatgtgatatcatatgatatttgaccttctgtgtctgacttacttcactcagtatgacaatctccatccatattgctgcaaatgacattactttgttcttttttatggctgagtaatattccattgtatatatgtaccacatctttattatccattcctctgatggacatttaggttgcttccatgtcctggttattgttaagtggtgctgcaatgaacattgggatgcatatatctttttgaattatggttttcttcagatatacaCCCAGTGCTGTCGTTTCTtaatttcattataaataaaatcaacttCTATCACTGTACTTGCCTCCTATAACATATAGCCGGCAGATATCCACCAGCAAAGTGGAACAGAGTAATATAGAGACCTTGGGATAATGCAAAGGACAGATCAAGGGACCATGGTCACCTGTGTCATCCATGTGACAAGTGACATGCAAATTTGACTTGAATTATTCActtcactgattcaatgggctGGGCCCAGCAGGAGGAACACTAAGGTCAGTCTGTCTAGTAACAAGTACAGTCAAGGGCCCAGCAATTCTGCAAGAAACAGAAGCAGCCAGTCTGGAGCATTTggattaaaaggaaatatttgccCTTCACAGGCCACTGTTCCACACCAACACCTGCTTCTCAGATTTATATACAAGAACCTGAGTCCATTGGGAGAAGCAGAAACAGGAAATGTCTTAGAGTATTTTTCAAAGCAGGCAAGAAATGGAAATTACAATTCTAGGGGATATTAACAAGGCACTTAGCTAGAGAAAGTCAGCCTCTTTTCTCAGTAGTTTGAATTTAAGCCTTGGGTTAGCTAGGTGATTTCTTGATTCTCCTCGTCCTTGAGCCTGGGTAGGTACAATCAACATGGTTATGGTGGCTGCCATCTCATACTAGGGAGTGAGTGCTGAATCATGGTCTGAAAGTTTCCTTTGGGAGAGAAACCAAGATGTTCATTCAGCATGCTGAACATAGTGGATAGTCATCAGCCCAGTAGCCGCATCAAGATTATATGAACAGATTCCTTTGATTTCTATCAGTTTGTTTTGGAATATAAatcttatgtgtgtgtatgtgtatatatgtaaacatacacatataaacacatgGTATGTCCAAACTGAGAACATACAGCAACACTATGAGACAGCTTCTTAAAACAAATGAGGGGACAGAGCTTATAGACTGACCAAAATACTGGCCCACTGGTTTTCAACCATGGCTGCCCATTAGACTTAACAGGCTCTTTAAAATGACCAATGTCTATGCCtcacttttagaaatttttatttaatttgatgaGAACCAGGACAAAGTGTTCTTTTTATAAGTTTCCCCAATGATTTTAATATGCAGCTGGTGATAAGAACTcttatattagaaatgaaatctCATGCTGATATCTAAAAGAGATAAGAGAGTTACTAGGATGATATTTTAGATGCGTGTTACAAGCCGTGATTAGGATTTTAATAGCAATAAGAAGGCAGATGGAATATTCTCTACTGGCAACATTTATTACAGATTCTGAAGTTTGCTTAAAAATAGTTGCGTGAAACTCTTGTTCATTGCTGGTCGAAGTGTAAATTGGTAGAGTTTCTTAGGAAAAATGACAATGTCTATTAAAACTGAATAAACACATATGCTATGACTTAATAATTCTTACTCTTGGGTATAGACCAAACAGAAATGAGGGCTTTTCCCCACCAAATACGTGTTTGAGAATGTCCATAGCAACTTTATCCttgaaagttaaaattaaaaataaatgtccatctataatagaaaaacaattgttgtatatacaatgggatattatacAGCAATTAAAAGACCAAACTATAGTTACATGCAGCAACAGTAACTACTCCCACAAATTTAATGTTGAGTAAAAGAAACCAGACTCCACATAAAAGAATATTTACTGTATTATTACATTTATCTGATGATtggcagaaaaaaaaactaatttatggTAGCCAAGGTTGGAATAATGGAGGGGTGTTGACTAAGTGACACAAAGAATCTTCTGGGGTAAAAGAAATGCTCCCATGTTGATCTGGATGATTTACTCATAGATCTTGATCTTAATCTGTTCATAAATTAAATACATTGAGCTATACACTTAAGATTTATATGCTTTATGTGAATTAttactcaataaaaattttatactaCACAATTTTTGTAGCTAAagcttctgttttgtgtattgtctgagttcatttttttctttactgaaacCACATTCCAGACTTCCATAAAACTAACAGCGGTAGAAGatatattgctgtttttcttaaaTGAGAACCTTGTTCACACACCAGTATTAATTGAGAGAAGTAATCTTTGGTCCTTTGGTCATGTCATAGTCTCATGAGATTTTTAAGAGAGATGTAACCATATCAGAATGGTGGGGGACACTGGAAATGGTCTCACCATTTTGCTCCTTTCCCTGCTAAACTTTTTCTAATAGTTTATACTTGGCTAAATAAGATCAAATGAAAGCCattatcttaaaaaagaagactGTGCATTACAGGGATGTATCATATTTGCACTTTTTGGTGACCTAAAATTTTGTAAGGTAAGAATCACTAGCACTACCAAGTAGATTTTCTGAGTTTAAAAACAGGGTAAAGAACAGAATACATTGTCAGTTTGTCAGGAGAGTCCTACCACTCCTTGTATTTACTATTCCACTTTTCAATTATCAAGGTTTTTATTTGGTATTACTTTTTTGAAGAGAGATATTAAAGGAGTGTGTGTATATTGGTAAAAGCCATTTatgataaagtaaataaattaatcaacATATGTTAGTTGACACACGCAAAGCATTGCAGAGGACACTAAAAACATATAACATGTGCTCCCTCAACTCCTCAATAT
The Bos mutus isolate GX-2022 chromosome 20, NWIPB_WYAK_1.1, whole genome shotgun sequence genome window above contains:
- the LOC102277241 gene encoding granzyme A, encoding MRNSSTFLAATLSIVVFLLIPEDLCEKIIGGNQVTPHSRPYMVLLDGGNICAGALIAKDWVLTAAHCSLNQKSQIILGAHSRSKEEPERQIMSVKKEFPYPYYDLDTHEGDLKLLKLNKKATLNKNVAILQLPKKGKDVKPGTACRVAGWGQFQNNSPVSDILREVNVTIIDRKICNDKSHYNHHPVIGLNMICAGSLQGGKDSCRGDSGSPLICKDTFRGITAFGILGRCGDPRGPGVYTLLSKKHLNWIIKTMKQAV